The Allocatelliglobosispora scoriae genome contains a region encoding:
- a CDS encoding TrmH family RNA methyltransferase gives MCPVELITDPGDERIADYRALTDVELRTRWEPPHGLFIAEGELVLRRAVKAGYRPRSFLVEAKRAGQVADLDGAPVYGAEPDVLEAVTGFHVHRGVLASFHRKPLPDVGDVLRAARRVVILEDINNHTNIGAIFRGVAGLGMDAVLLSPTCADPLYRRSVRVSMGEVFAIPYAFLDEWPGGLAQLREAGFTLLAMSPAADGVPMQVLSDAQRERPALLLGAEGPGLSQHALSASDVRVRIPMRRGVDSLNVAAATAVACWELCRSDLA, from the coding sequence ATGTGCCCGGTGGAGCTGATCACGGACCCGGGCGACGAGCGGATCGCCGACTACCGGGCGCTGACCGACGTGGAGTTGCGCACCCGCTGGGAGCCGCCGCACGGGCTCTTCATCGCCGAGGGCGAGCTGGTCCTGCGCCGTGCGGTCAAGGCCGGTTACCGACCGCGCAGCTTCCTCGTCGAGGCGAAGCGGGCCGGGCAGGTCGCCGACCTCGACGGGGCACCGGTCTACGGCGCCGAGCCGGACGTGCTGGAGGCGGTCACCGGGTTCCACGTGCACCGGGGTGTCCTCGCGAGCTTCCATCGCAAGCCGCTACCGGACGTGGGGGACGTGCTCCGGGCGGCGCGGCGGGTGGTGATCCTGGAGGACATCAACAACCACACCAACATCGGCGCGATCTTCCGGGGCGTCGCCGGGCTCGGCATGGACGCCGTGCTGCTCTCGCCGACCTGCGCGGATCCGCTCTACCGGCGCAGCGTCCGGGTCAGCATGGGCGAGGTCTTCGCCATTCCCTATGCCTTCCTCGACGAGTGGCCGGGCGGGCTGGCGCAGCTCCGCGAGGCCGGGTTCACGCTGCTGGCGATGAGTCCGGCTGCTGACGGCGTACCGATGCAGGTGCTGAGCGACGCGCAGCGGGAGCGGCCGGCGCTGCTGCTGGGTGCGGAGGGGCCGGGCCTGTCCCAGCACGCGCTGAGCGCGAGTGACGTGCGCGTGCGCATCCCGATGCGGCGCGGGGTCGACTCGCTCAACGTCGCCGCCGCGACCGCCGTCGCCTGCTGGGAGCTGTGCCGCAGCGACCTCGCATGA
- a CDS encoding PucR family transcriptional regulator, with translation MFPTVREVLALDPFRFGAPRVVAGEDALDNPVRWVHVAEVPDIASLLRGGELVLATGIGLPADDAGLRGFINDLADVGVSGFVVELGRRYTQNLPKVLVAAAEKRGLPLIELRRDTPFVRITEAVHALIVDAQLTELRATEEIHQRFTDLSVEGAEPAEVLRQVAELSGSPVVLENLSRQVLAYDPAGGSAALLLDGWESHSRRIRVPTRTGFDADSGWLVTTVGARGQDWGRLLLHVRAEPANRLRILLERAASTLALGRLIRRDAEGLERQLHATLLTALLDHSRPVDEVALRARALGVTLERRHLVGVVVRPRHDGGHAPAVAEQAELRGLAEGVGQALRDAKLSGLSSLLDDHAVGALIALRGPADEEGALGAFATALRRVRPESAPVIVAAGTGVADLREARRSLVEARQVADAARHDHRQVPVFRLPHVGLAGLLHLLRDEPRLQTFVERQLGPVLAHDAQHPRDTLLPTLRVYLEQGRNKSSAAAEAHLSRPAFYERLARLGRILQADLDSVEACLSLHVALLALDAVRDS, from the coding sequence GTGTTCCCTACCGTCCGTGAGGTGCTCGCGCTCGACCCGTTCCGTTTCGGTGCGCCGAGGGTCGTCGCGGGTGAGGACGCGCTGGACAACCCGGTCCGCTGGGTGCACGTGGCCGAGGTGCCCGACATCGCCTCGCTGCTGCGCGGCGGCGAGCTCGTCCTCGCGACCGGCATCGGCCTGCCCGCCGACGACGCGGGGCTGCGCGGCTTCATCAACGACCTCGCCGACGTCGGCGTCTCGGGCTTCGTCGTGGAGCTGGGCCGCCGATACACCCAGAACCTGCCGAAGGTGCTGGTGGCGGCCGCCGAGAAGCGCGGCCTGCCGCTGATCGAGCTGCGCCGGGACACACCGTTCGTCCGGATCACCGAGGCGGTGCACGCGCTGATCGTGGACGCCCAGCTCACCGAGTTGCGGGCGACCGAGGAGATCCACCAGCGCTTCACCGACCTCTCGGTCGAGGGCGCCGAACCGGCCGAGGTGCTGCGGCAGGTCGCGGAGCTCTCCGGCAGCCCGGTGGTGCTGGAGAACCTCTCCCGCCAGGTGCTCGCCTACGACCCGGCCGGTGGCAGTGCCGCGCTGCTGCTGGACGGCTGGGAGAGCCACTCGCGCCGGATCCGGGTGCCGACCCGGACCGGTTTCGACGCCGACTCGGGCTGGCTCGTCACCACGGTTGGCGCCCGGGGCCAGGACTGGGGCCGGCTGCTGCTGCACGTGCGGGCCGAGCCCGCCAACCGGCTGCGGATCCTGCTGGAGCGGGCCGCCTCGACGCTGGCGCTGGGCCGACTGATCCGGCGCGACGCCGAGGGCCTGGAGCGCCAGCTCCACGCGACCCTGCTCACGGCGCTGTTGGACCACTCCCGCCCGGTCGACGAGGTGGCGCTGCGGGCCCGGGCGCTCGGCGTCACGCTGGAGCGCAGGCACCTGGTCGGCGTCGTCGTCCGTCCGCGCCACGACGGTGGCCACGCGCCCGCCGTGGCCGAGCAGGCGGAGTTGCGCGGGCTCGCCGAGGGCGTCGGGCAGGCCCTGCGTGACGCGAAGCTCTCCGGCCTCTCCAGCCTCCTCGACGACCATGCCGTGGGCGCGCTCATCGCCCTGCGCGGGCCCGCCGACGAGGAGGGCGCGCTGGGTGCCTTCGCGACGGCACTCCGACGAGTACGCCCGGAGTCCGCCCCCGTCATCGTCGCCGCCGGGACCGGGGTGGCCGACCTGCGCGAGGCCCGCCGCTCGCTGGTCGAGGCCCGTCAGGTCGCCGACGCGGCCCGCCACGACCACCGCCAGGTGCCCGTCTTCCGCCTGCCGCACGTGGGCCTCGCCGGGCTGCTGCACCTGCTGCGCGACGAGCCCCGGCTGCAGACCTTCGTCGAGCGGCAGCTCGGCCCGGTGCTCGCCCACGACGCGCAGCACCCGCGGGACACGCTGCTGCCGACGCTGCGGGTCTACCTGGAGCAGGGGCGCAACAAGTCGTCGGCGGCGGCCGAGGCGCACCTGTCCCGACCGGCCTTCTACGAGCGGCTGGCCCGGCTCGGGCGGATCCTGCAGGCGGACCTCGACTCGGTCGAGGCGTGCCTGTCGCTGCATGTCGCGCTGCTGGCGCTGGACGCCGTCCGCGACTCGTAG